One Candidatus Sulfurimonas baltica DNA segment encodes these proteins:
- the miaB gene encoding tRNA (N6-isopentenyl adenosine(37)-C2)-methylthiotransferase MiaB, whose protein sequence is MSKKLFIETLGCAMNSRDSEHIIAQLSEKENYSLTDDLASADLILINTCSVREKPVSKLFSELGVFNKKKKDGAKIGVCGCTASHLGEEIIKRAPYVSFVLGARNVSKITDILHKEKAVEVDINYDESEFAFDDFRTSPYKAFINISMGCDKSCTYCIVPKTRGDEISIPDELIIREATRAINSGAKEIFLLGQNVNNYGRRFSGEHEKVNFSELLRRLSTIEGLQRIRFTSPHPFHMDDEFIEEFARNPKICKSMHMPLQSGSTKVLKDMKRGYSKEWFLDRVEKLRSVCPEVSISTDIIVAFPGESDEDFKETIDVMKRVRFDQIFSFKYSPRPETEAEHFTNTVDEDVASFRLTTLQNLHTEILDEINATSLGKTYRVYFEDLNKDYFVSGRSDNNIVIKVKGSDELLGEFRDVKISAIGRTILTGEIVA, encoded by the coding sequence ATGTCAAAGAAGCTATTTATTGAAACTCTGGGTTGTGCTATGAATTCTCGTGATTCTGAGCATATTATTGCTCAGCTTAGTGAGAAAGAAAATTACAGCCTCACAGATGATTTGGCAAGTGCTGATTTAATTTTAATAAATACTTGTTCAGTTAGAGAAAAACCGGTTTCTAAACTTTTTTCAGAGCTGGGCGTCTTTAACAAAAAGAAAAAAGATGGTGCTAAAATTGGTGTTTGTGGCTGCACAGCCTCTCATCTTGGTGAAGAAATTATTAAACGCGCTCCATATGTCAGTTTTGTTCTAGGTGCTAGAAATGTTTCTAAAATAACAGATATACTGCATAAAGAAAAAGCTGTTGAAGTAGATATTAACTATGATGAGAGCGAATTTGCTTTTGATGACTTTAGAACATCACCCTACAAAGCCTTTATAAACATCTCAATGGGCTGTGATAAATCTTGTACCTATTGCATAGTTCCAAAAACAAGAGGTGATGAGATTTCTATACCTGATGAACTTATTATCAGAGAAGCTACTAGAGCTATAAACAGTGGGGCTAAAGAGATTTTTTTATTAGGTCAAAATGTAAATAATTATGGTCGCAGATTTTCAGGTGAACATGAAAAAGTCAACTTTTCAGAACTGCTTCGTCGCTTGAGCACAATTGAAGGGTTGCAAAGAATCCGCTTTACTTCTCCTCACCCGTTTCATATGGATGATGAGTTTATAGAGGAGTTTGCAAGAAATCCTAAAATCTGTAAATCAATGCATATGCCGTTGCAAAGTGGCTCTACAAAAGTGCTTAAAGATATGAAGCGCGGTTATTCAAAAGAGTGGTTTTTGGATAGAGTAGAAAAATTAAGAAGTGTTTGTCCTGAGGTCAGTATAAGCACAGATATTATTGTGGCATTTCCCGGTGAGAGTGATGAAGATTTTAAAGAAACCATTGATGTTATGAAGAGAGTGAGATTTGATCAAATTTTCTCTTTTAAATATTCCCCTCGGCCAGAGACTGAGGCAGAACATTTTACAAATACGGTAGACGAAGATGTAGCCTCTTTTAGACTTACAACGCTGCAAAATCTTCACACTGAGATACTAGATGAGATAAATGCTACATCTTTAGGCAAAACATACAGAGTCTATTTTGAAGACCTAAACAAAGATTATTTTGTAAGTGGTAGAAGTGACAACAATATTGTTATTAAAGTTAAAGGTTCAGATGAACTTTTAGGTGAGTTTCGTGATGTTAAAATTAGTGCTATTGGTAGAACTATTTTAACTGGAGAAATTGTTGCGTAA
- the nusA gene encoding transcription termination factor NusA, which yields MERILDIIDAIAHEKGLAPEKVTEALKTAFIQTAKRVIDNKFAFEAVINNETKTLDIIQTITVVSDDDGRLKDEEIAPAFISISEAKEYDDQVELDDQLQIPHELEEYGRTAASQLHREIEYHIQRLVEDEMFNKYKSKIGTLVTGRVTRVDAQNSTYIEVDEVRAILPMKSRIKGELFKVGDHMKAVVRRVNMDKENGIQIELSRTSPKFLEELLALEVPEIADGAVIIEGCARIPGERAKVALLSTHPQVDAVGATVGVRGVRINAVSAELIGENIDCIEYTSIPELFISRIMAPAIISNVEIIKNEKGEAERAIVTLPSDQKSKAIGKSGINIRLASMLSGLNIELVESGGTTSEDGTIEESKDGVDALEALFS from the coding sequence ATGGAAAGAATACTAGACATTATTGACGCAATTGCTCACGAAAAAGGTCTTGCACCTGAGAAAGTAACAGAGGCACTAAAAACAGCATTTATTCAAACTGCAAAAAGAGTAATCGACAATAAGTTTGCTTTTGAGGCAGTAATTAACAATGAAACTAAAACATTAGATATTATTCAAACAATTACTGTTGTTTCAGATGATGATGGAAGACTTAAAGATGAAGAGATAGCACCTGCTTTTATTTCTATATCAGAAGCAAAAGAATATGATGATCAAGTAGAGCTTGATGATCAGCTTCAAATTCCACATGAGTTAGAAGAGTATGGTAGAACTGCTGCGTCTCAACTTCACCGTGAAATAGAGTACCATATCCAGAGACTAGTTGAAGATGAGATGTTCAATAAGTATAAATCTAAAATAGGCACACTCGTAACTGGCCGTGTTACAAGGGTTGATGCTCAGAACTCCACATACATAGAAGTTGACGAAGTGCGTGCTATTCTTCCAATGAAAAGTCGTATAAAAGGTGAATTATTTAAAGTAGGCGATCATATGAAAGCTGTAGTACGCCGAGTAAATATGGATAAGGAGAATGGTATACAGATAGAACTCTCACGTACTTCTCCTAAATTTCTTGAAGAGCTATTAGCGTTGGAAGTACCTGAAATTGCAGATGGTGCAGTTATCATAGAGGGTTGTGCAAGAATTCCTGGAGAGAGAGCTAAAGTTGCTCTTTTAAGCACTCATCCTCAAGTTGATGCAGTCGGAGCAACTGTCGGTGTAAGAGGTGTTCGTATAAATGCTGTAAGTGCTGAGCTTATTGGCGAAAATATTGACTGTATTGAATATACATCAATACCAGAGCTTTTCATTTCAAGAATTATGGCTCCTGCAATTATTTCTAATGTTGAGATAATTAAAAATGAAAAAGGTGAAGCCGAAAGAGCAATCGTAACACTTCCATCAGATCAAAAGTCAAAAGCTATAGGTAAAAGCGGTATAAATATCCGTTTAGCATCTATGTTAAGTGGATTAAATATTGAACTAGTAGAGAGTGGTGGCACTACTAGTGAAGATGGAACGATTGAAGAATCAAAAGATGGTGTTGATGCACTTGAAGCACTATTTTCATAA
- a CDS encoding HP0268 family nuclease produces MDLKFARTDVASKPKKVDLAKLESIVEKDDSVIFYFDKENSHKDLLELQDHFEAKGKSFYMSEVKYGLADSEYMYQVHIIK; encoded by the coding sequence ATGGATTTAAAATTTGCAAGAACTGATGTTGCATCAAAACCGAAGAAAGTTGATTTAGCTAAACTGGAGTCTATTGTTGAAAAAGATGATAGTGTTATTTTCTATTTCGATAAAGAGAACTCTCATAAAGATTTGTTAGAACTTCAAGACCATTTTGAAGCAAAAGGCAAAAGCTTTTACATGAGTGAAGTTAAATATGGTCTTGCTGATAGTGAGTACATGTACCAAGTTCACATTATAAAATAG